Proteins co-encoded in one Deinococcus aerius genomic window:
- a CDS encoding peptidase C39 family protein — translation MKRFWLPLSSLLLACAAQAAPYTQQTSFGTPAPAIRAAQGRASGPASWQALPPLRAGRLESAAVPVPPFNALIPSWNVTGSTTSPVTVEVRVRRPGGRWTRYFSFGEWRAAGPRASRAVTRTADGTVNTDTLALPFRADAFQFRVTAGAGTQVRLLSFNTSDTDLRFREQGAAGQAAAWNRVLKVPGLSQMIYPEGGPVWCSPTSVSMLLGFWGTPVRVPDAAGATFDATYDGFGNWPFNTAYAATHGLQAFVTRLGSLRDAEAYLLQGLPLAVSVRFRAGELPGAPLSWSDGHLMVLTGFDARGNPVVNDPAAPSDASVRRTYPRAVFERLWLNHAGGMAYVLAPQP, via the coding sequence GTGAAGCGCTTCTGGCTCCCCCTGTCCAGCCTGCTCCTCGCCTGCGCGGCGCAGGCCGCCCCCTACACGCAGCAGACCAGTTTCGGCACGCCCGCGCCCGCCATCCGCGCCGCGCAGGGACGGGCGAGCGGGCCCGCGAGCTGGCAGGCCCTCCCGCCCCTGCGGGCGGGGCGTCTGGAGAGCGCGGCCGTCCCCGTGCCGCCCTTCAACGCGCTGATCCCGAGCTGGAACGTCACGGGGTCCACCACCAGCCCCGTCACGGTCGAGGTCCGGGTGCGCCGCCCGGGCGGCCGGTGGACCCGGTACTTCAGCTTCGGCGAGTGGCGGGCGGCCGGGCCGCGGGCGAGCCGCGCGGTCACGCGAACAGCGGACGGCACGGTGAACACCGACACCCTGGCGCTGCCCTTTCGCGCGGACGCCTTCCAGTTCCGGGTGACGGCGGGGGCGGGCACGCAGGTGCGGCTGCTCTCCTTCAACACGTCCGACACCGACCTGCGCTTCCGGGAACAGGGCGCGGCGGGGCAGGCGGCGGCCTGGAACCGGGTGCTGAAGGTCCCGGGGCTGTCCCAGATGATCTACCCGGAGGGGGGGCCGGTGTGGTGCAGCCCGACCAGCGTCAGCATGCTGCTGGGCTTCTGGGGAACACCGGTGCGCGTCCCGGACGCGGCGGGAGCGACCTTCGACGCGACCTACGACGGCTTCGGGAACTGGCCCTTCAACACGGCGTACGCGGCGACGCACGGCCTCCAGGCGTTCGTCACCCGGCTGGGCAGCCTGCGGGACGCGGAAGCCTACCTCCTGCAAGGCCTCCCGCTGGCCGTCAGCGTGCGCTTCCGGGCGGGCGAGTTGCCCGGCGCGCCGCTCTCCTGGTCGGACGGACACCTGATGGTCCTCACGGGATTTGACGCGCGGGGCAACCCGGTAGTCAACGACCCGGCGGCGCCCAGTGACGCCAGCGTGCGGCGCACCTACCCCCGGGCAGTCTTCGAGCGGCTGTGGCTGAATCACGCGGGCGGGATGGCGTATGTCCTGGCTCCACAGCCCTGA
- a CDS encoding LCP family protein — translation MRRLTVPVLVVLAGLVALGAPAVPALTRYGALPRAAGRPVTVLLAGVTPRYQENAAVWPWPVAPEDFTFLTDTLVLAQFWPGGRVNLLSLPRDTWVNLAGYGWGKINGANVKGGPELLVKVVQDLTGVPVDAYVLLSLNAVRALTDAVGGVTLDVPRRMKYDDNAGKLHIDLQPGRQRLRGPQAEGFLRFRKDNLGDLGRVQRQQLYLTALVNRVKNPLNWWRLPAMVGALDRNTRTNLTRAQVGALLGAALGGLQVNTATLPGSFGDGGTWVADHPALHALVREQFRDPNDPRFLTVAVVNAGAPDGSARRLRARLEGLGYQQVVISNGPRAGGPTTVSGKAAAAVQRDMGYGRVTREAGLPGADVTVRLGSDTKAP, via the coding sequence GTGCGCCGCCTCACCGTGCCCGTGCTCGTTGTTCTGGCGGGCCTCGTCGCCCTGGGGGCTCCCGCGGTCCCGGCGCTCACCCGGTATGGGGCGCTGCCCCGCGCGGCGGGGCGTCCGGTTACCGTGCTGCTCGCCGGTGTGACGCCCCGCTACCAGGAGAACGCGGCGGTGTGGCCCTGGCCGGTGGCCCCGGAGGACTTCACCTTCCTGACGGACACCCTGGTGCTCGCGCAGTTCTGGCCGGGCGGCCGGGTGAACCTGCTGAGTCTTCCCCGCGACACCTGGGTCAACCTCGCGGGGTACGGCTGGGGCAAGATCAACGGGGCCAACGTGAAGGGCGGGCCCGAGCTGCTGGTCAAGGTGGTGCAGGACCTGACGGGCGTGCCGGTGGACGCGTACGTCCTGCTGTCACTCAACGCGGTGCGGGCACTGACCGACGCGGTGGGGGGCGTGACGCTGGACGTGCCCCGCCGCATGAAGTACGACGACAACGCGGGCAAGCTGCACATCGACCTCCAGCCGGGCCGTCAGCGCCTCCGCGGGCCGCAGGCCGAGGGCTTCCTGCGCTTTCGCAAGGACAACCTGGGCGACCTCGGCCGGGTCCAGCGGCAGCAGCTCTACCTGACCGCCCTGGTGAACCGGGTCAAGAACCCGCTGAACTGGTGGCGGCTCCCCGCCATGGTGGGGGCGCTGGACCGAAACACGAGGACGAACCTGACCCGGGCGCAGGTCGGCGCCCTGCTGGGCGCGGCGCTGGGGGGCCTCCAGGTGAACACGGCGACCCTCCCGGGCTCCTTCGGGGACGGTGGCACCTGGGTCGCCGACCATCCCGCGCTGCACGCCCTGGTCCGGGAGCAGTTCCGGGACCCCAACGACCCGCGATTCCTGACCGTCGCGGTCGTGAACGCCGGGGCGCCGGACGGCAGTGCCCGGCGCCTCCGGGCGCGGCTGGAGGGCCTGGGCTACCAGCAGGTCGTGATCTCCAACGGTCCGCGCGCCGGGGGCCCAACCACCGTGAGCGGGAAGGCGGCCGCGGCGGTGCAGCGCGACATGGGTTATGGGCGGGTGACCCGGGAGGCAGGCCTCCCCGGCGCGGACGTGACGGTGCGCCTGGGGAGCGACACGAAGGCGCCGTGA
- a CDS encoding TVP38/TMEM64 family protein: MKQYWAVVGALVAVFLVLFVVVEALGLPLLTDPLPFLRRGGAAAGLVGVALLATDVLLPVPSSVVMLAHGALYGAPLGTLLSLVGSVGATLLGFALGRRGGPLLERLVPPGARTRSEALLRRWGPLALVVTRPVPLLAETVAVLAGASPLRWRQVIPAATLGALPSAFLYAWAGATASGLGTAWVVGAVAATAVAFWLVGRWLEQRSPDDGTGVR; the protein is encoded by the coding sequence GTGAAGCAGTATTGGGCGGTCGTGGGCGCGCTCGTCGCGGTCTTCCTGGTCCTGTTCGTGGTGGTGGAGGCGCTGGGGCTGCCCCTGCTGACCGACCCCCTGCCCTTTCTGCGCCGGGGCGGCGCGGCGGCGGGCCTGGTGGGGGTGGCCCTGCTCGCGACGGACGTGCTGCTGCCCGTGCCTTCCAGCGTGGTGATGCTGGCGCACGGGGCGCTGTACGGCGCCCCGCTGGGGACCCTGCTCTCGCTCGTCGGCAGCGTGGGGGCCACGCTGCTGGGGTTCGCGCTCGGTCGGCGCGGCGGCCCCCTCCTCGAGCGGCTGGTGCCGCCGGGGGCCAGAACGCGCAGTGAGGCCCTGCTGCGGCGTTGGGGACCGCTCGCCCTCGTCGTCACGCGCCCGGTGCCCCTGCTCGCCGAGACGGTGGCCGTGCTGGCGGGCGCCTCGCCCCTGCGGTGGCGGCAGGTCATCCCTGCGGCCACGCTGGGCGCGCTGCCGTCCGCCTTCCTGTACGCCTGGGCGGGGGCGACAGCGAGTGGACTCGGGACAGCCTGGGTGGTGGGGGCGGTCGCGGCCACGGCCGTCGCCTTCTGGCTGGTCGGCCGCTGGCTGGAGCAGCGGTCGCCGGACGATGGGACCGGGGTACGCTGA
- a CDS encoding magnesium transporter produces the protein MEGREIDSPRASTVLLWRKRIGWLPTLFVTTNVIGPNDCLVALVPTLAISSPTLIGAGGNTGSQSATLVVRAIAPGQIRGRDTRRVLFEEFGAGLLSGVIALLRTALFRRSQRLAWAFTAACAKTWIAIFADVVGALLPLRFKRLKDATDLLIQFNVASLVLQV, from the coding sequence ATGGAGGGCCGTGAGATCGACTCTCCCCGCGCCTCCACGGTGCTGCTGTGGCGCAAGCGCATCGGCTGGCTGCCGACCCTGTTCGTGACCACCAACGTCATCGGCCCCAACGACTGCCTGGTCGCCCTGGTGCCCACGCTCGCCATCTCCTCCCCGACCCTGATCGGCGCGGGCGGCAACACCGGCAGCCAGTCGGCCACGCTGGTGGTGCGGGCCATCGCCCCCGGACAGATCCGCGGGCGCGACACCCGGAGGGTGCTGTTCGAGGAGTTCGGGGCGGGCCTCCTGAGCGGCGTGATCGCCTTGCTGCGGACCGCGCTCTTTCGCCGCAGTCAGCGGCTGGCTTGGGCGTTCACCGCGGCATGTGCCAAAACCTGGATCGCCATCTTCGCTGACGTCGTGGGGGCCCTGTTGCCGCTGCGCTTCAAGCGGCTCAAAGACGCGACCGACCTCCTCATCCAGTTCAACGTGGCGAGCCTGGTTCTCCAGGTGTGA
- a CDS encoding SDR family NAD(P)-dependent oxidoreductase — protein sequence MIVNNAGLMTFKPILELEAEDRRRVLGVDLLGAFFFVREGFEHMRPGGAIVNVSSVHAVETSPLVAPYAAAKAALVSLTRPAALEGKARGLRVNAVLPGAIETPMLRENPNVKSGVEVIDPNFVGQPADLAAAIAFLASDDARVVQGAALVVDGGRLDRP from the coding sequence GTGATCGTCAACAACGCGGGACTGATGACGTTCAAGCCCATCCTGGAACTGGAGGCGGAGGACCGGCGCCGGGTGCTGGGGGTGGACCTGCTGGGCGCGTTCTTTTTCGTGCGTGAGGGCTTCGAACACATGAGGCCGGGCGGCGCCATCGTGAACGTGAGCAGCGTCCATGCCGTGGAGACCTCCCCGCTGGTCGCGCCGTACGCGGCTGCCAAGGCCGCCCTGGTGTCCCTGACCCGCCCCGCCGCCCTGGAGGGCAAGGCCAGGGGGCTGCGCGTGAACGCCGTGCTGCCCGGCGCCATCGAGACACCGATGCTGCGGGAGAACCCCAACGTGAAGAGCGGGGTGGAGGTGATTGACCCCAACTTCGTGGGGCAGCCCGCCGACCTCGCGGCGGCCATCGCGTTCCTGGCCTCGGACGACGCGAGGGTCGTGCAGGGCGCGGCCCTGGTCGTGGACGGCGGACGCCTCGACCGCCCATAA
- a CDS encoding LysM peptidoglycan-binding domain-containing M23 family metallopeptidase, with protein sequence MRNHLFTALTLLMFSLAAATTVTVQPGDTLTRLAVRHGTTTQALLRANPGVNPNRLRVGTALSLPAAPTRTWTVRRGDTLSMIAQRHGITLGVLLGVNRGLNPRLPLQVGQRLTLPAPALARASTTAVVRAASIRVNAALPVQGRVTTPYQAAHPGLDLAVPAGTPIRAALPGTVVESRFDSRSGWGWTVVLDHGGGVRTRYSHNSANLVRVGARVRAGDVIARVGSTGKSTGAHVDYRLYREGQAVNPSGVQ encoded by the coding sequence ATGCGTAATCACCTGTTCACCGCGCTGACGCTCCTGATGTTCAGCCTCGCTGCCGCCACAACCGTCACCGTGCAACCGGGGGATACCCTCACCCGCCTCGCGGTGCGGCACGGCACGACGACCCAGGCTCTGCTGCGCGCCAACCCCGGGGTGAACCCCAACCGGCTACGGGTGGGAACCGCACTGAGCCTGCCCGCCGCACCCACCCGGACCTGGACGGTGCGCCGGGGCGACACCCTGTCCATGATCGCGCAACGTCATGGCATCACCCTGGGGGTCCTCTTGGGCGTCAACCGGGGGCTGAATCCCCGCCTGCCCCTCCAGGTGGGGCAGCGCCTCACGCTGCCTGCTCCGGCCCTGGCCCGCGCCTCCACCACCGCGGTGGTTCGCGCGGCCTCCATCCGGGTGAACGCCGCGCTGCCCGTCCAGGGCCGGGTCACCACGCCCTACCAGGCCGCCCACCCGGGCCTCGACCTCGCCGTCCCCGCTGGGACGCCCATCCGCGCCGCGCTGCCCGGCACGGTCGTGGAATCCCGCTTCGACAGCCGGAGCGGGTGGGGCTGGACGGTCGTGCTCGACCACGGGGGCGGCGTCAGGACCCGGTACAGCCACAACAGCGCCAACCTCGTCCGGGTGGGCGCGCGGGTGAGGGCGGGCGACGTGATCGCGCGGGTCGGCAGCACCGGCAAGAGCACTGGGGCCCACGTCGATTACCGCCTGTACCGGGAGGGGCAGGCGGTCAACCCCTCGGGCGTGCAGTGA
- a CDS encoding ZIP family metal transporter: MGALSLLLFVLVPAGTTVLGGVLATLRPPGERWRSAFQHFAAGAVFAAVAGELLPEIKQEHQPLGVLLGFALGVVLMLGLERLFKPVAGAGPTPEEGGAGNATGLALITGIDILIDGLLIGVSAGTNAQAGFLITLALTLELLFLSLSTVAALGRAGVTRARVIGVTLLFALALAVGVLIGALLFAGLSGFALAVVLSFAAAALLYLVTEELLTEAHQVTETPLLTATFFAGFLAIFLVELLLPGAGA, translated from the coding sequence ATGGGAGCCCTCTCGCTGCTGCTGTTTGTGCTTGTCCCGGCGGGCACGACCGTCCTGGGCGGCGTCCTGGCCACACTCCGCCCTCCGGGTGAGCGCTGGCGCAGCGCGTTTCAGCATTTCGCGGCGGGCGCGGTGTTCGCGGCGGTCGCCGGTGAACTGCTGCCCGAGATCAAGCAGGAACATCAGCCGCTGGGTGTCCTGCTGGGCTTTGCCCTGGGTGTGGTGCTGATGCTCGGGCTGGAACGTCTCTTCAAACCCGTGGCCGGGGCGGGGCCGACGCCGGAAGAAGGGGGGGCGGGCAACGCGACCGGCCTCGCCCTCATCACGGGCATCGACATTCTGATCGACGGCCTGCTGATCGGCGTGAGTGCGGGCACCAACGCCCAGGCCGGTTTTCTGATCACCCTGGCCCTCACGCTGGAACTGCTGTTCCTCAGCCTGTCCACCGTCGCCGCCCTGGGGCGCGCCGGGGTGACCCGCGCCCGGGTGATCGGCGTCACCCTGCTGTTCGCGCTCGCGCTGGCGGTCGGTGTCCTGATCGGCGCGCTGCTGTTCGCGGGGCTGTCCGGCTTCGCGCTGGCGGTGGTGCTGTCCTTTGCCGCGGCGGCCCTGCTGTACCTGGTCACCGAGGAACTGCTCACCGAGGCGCATCAGGTCACCGAGACACCGCTCCTGACGGCGACCTTTTTCGCGGGCTTCCTGGCCATCTTCCTGGTCGAGCTGCTGCTCCCCGGAGCCGGGGCGTGA
- a CDS encoding SDR family NAD(P)-dependent oxidoreductase produces MSDVAQPVVRVPARFTGKTVIVTGAASGIGLATARRFGSEGARVVLADLDFDRAGQAAEAVKTDGAPDAWPVRCDVSDEGQVRACVAGTLGASAGWT; encoded by the coding sequence ATGAGTGACGTTGCTCAGCCTGTCGTGCGGGTCCCGGCCCGCTTCACGGGCAAGACGGTGATCGTGACCGGGGCCGCGAGCGGCATCGGCCTGGCGACCGCGCGGCGCTTCGGCTCGGAAGGCGCGCGGGTGGTGCTGGCGGACCTTGACTTCGACCGGGCCGGGCAGGCCGCCGAGGCGGTGAAGACGGATGGGGCGCCCGACGCCTGGCCCGTGCGGTGCGACGTCTCCGACGAGGGGCAGGTGCGCGCCTGTGTGGCCGGGACCCTCGGCGCTTCGGCGGGCTGGACGTGA
- a CDS encoding magnesium transporter CorA family protein, whose protein sequence is MKPQAAQVTEGEHRRPGDLRAYLFDRTGAVSIQLHALPVRPAPEGGFTWFDVTDPGAEHLEMLQGRFGLHPLAVEDALHAHQRAKVEGYSTFQFVVVHGVSRGDQGTLNIHELNLFVGADFVISVRHGHGFDPQHILDRWERVPQDWQPDPSSLFYVLLDALVDDYAPFTDALEDDLRDIRHQLVTQPALEEGELRRIFTISELAYAAHAVAFPLKDVLTTLLRAGPPVVSELEIPYFRDIRDHVEHVVERLNLARATADRAFDIYQSLEAREQGAASRQLTQVATVFLPLTLVTGFFGQNFSFLVDRLITSPRAFWIFGVGLEVLVLVLTLIFVRRLGRR, encoded by the coding sequence ATGAAGCCCCAAGCCGCCCAGGTCACTGAGGGTGAACACCGTCGCCCCGGTGATCTCCGGGCCTACCTCTTTGACCGCACCGGTGCGGTCAGCATTCAGCTCCACGCGCTGCCCGTTCGTCCGGCACCGGAGGGGGGCTTCACCTGGTTCGATGTGACCGACCCGGGGGCGGAGCACCTGGAGATGCTCCAGGGCCGCTTCGGGCTGCACCCCCTGGCCGTCGAGGACGCCTTGCACGCCCACCAGCGCGCCAAGGTCGAGGGTTACTCCACCTTTCAGTTCGTGGTCGTGCACGGGGTCTCCCGAGGTGACCAGGGCACGCTGAACATCCACGAACTCAACCTGTTCGTCGGGGCGGACTTCGTGATCAGCGTCCGGCACGGGCACGGCTTCGATCCCCAGCACATCCTCGACCGCTGGGAACGGGTCCCCCAGGACTGGCAGCCTGACCCCAGCAGCCTGTTCTACGTGCTCCTCGACGCCCTGGTGGACGACTACGCCCCCTTCACCGACGCCCTGGAGGACGACCTGCGAGACATCCGCCACCAACTGGTCACGCAGCCCGCCCTGGAGGAGGGAGAACTGCGGCGCATCTTCACCATCAGCGAACTGGCCTACGCGGCCCACGCCGTCGCCTTTCCGCTCAAGGACGTCCTGACGACCCTGCTGCGGGCGGGCCCACCGGTGGTGAGCGAGCTGGAGATTCCCTACTTCCGGGACATCCGGGATCATGTGGAGCACGTGGTCGAACGGCTGAATCTGGCCCGCGCGACGGCCGACCGCGCCTTCGACATCTACCAATCGCTGGAAGCCCGGGAGCAGGGTGCGGCCTCCCGGCAGCTCACCCAGGTGGCGACGGTGTTCCTGCCCCTGACACTGGTGACCGGGTTTTTCGGGCAGAACTTCAGCTTCCTGGTGGACCGGCTCATCACCAGCCCCCGGGCCTTCTGGATCTTCGGCGTGGGGCTGGAGGTCCTGGTCCTGGTGCTCACGCTGATCTTCGTGCGCCGTCTTGGGCGGCGCTGA
- a CDS encoding TlpA family protein disulfide reductase, whose product MKRALVLLALVGLTAPLPAQAGGGTGAVRRSAPNFTFTDLGGERVSLAELRGEAVIVQFGDVGCAVCRKNDRLLRHYQLEYATHGLVVVSLHERATLEELRRYDAGFTFSTLAGLDPGQAIARQYHALTLPTTVFIDRAGFIRDVRRGRLEEDDLLRSLQALLSLSVTEVAGDGGP is encoded by the coding sequence ATGAAGCGTGCGCTCGTTCTGCTTGCCCTGGTCGGCCTCACCGCGCCCCTGCCCGCGCAGGCGGGGGGTGGAACGGGTGCCGTGAGGCGCTCCGCCCCGAACTTCACCTTCACCGACCTGGGCGGAGAGCGGGTGAGCCTGGCCGAGTTGCGGGGCGAGGCGGTCATCGTGCAGTTCGGGGACGTGGGCTGCGCCGTCTGCCGGAAGAACGACCGCCTGCTGCGCCACTACCAACTGGAGTACGCCACCCACGGCCTGGTGGTCGTCAGCCTGCACGAGCGGGCCACGTTGGAAGAACTGCGGCGATACGACGCGGGGTTTACCTTCAGCACGCTCGCGGGACTCGACCCGGGGCAGGCGATTGCGCGCCAGTATCACGCCCTGACGCTCCCCACTACGGTCTTCATCGACCGGGCCGGGTTCATCCGGGACGTGCGTCGGGGCCGCCTGGAGGAGGACGACCTGCTGCGGTCGCTGCAAGCCCTGCTCTCACTCTCAGTGACTGAAGTGGCTGGAGATGGAGGGCCGTGA
- a CDS encoding family 1 glycosylhydrolase, which translates to MLYFMFATGIENSYPTIQNGRFRQDEMDKTRHYQLWRRDFDLVQELGVTHLRYGPPLHRVWLGPDRYDWTFADETFGDLRRCDLMPIADLCHFGVPDWIGNFQNPDFPEQFARYARAFALRFPWVQLYTPVNEMYICALFSAKYGWWNEQLTTDLAFVTALKHIVRANVLAMHAILQVRPDAIFVQSESSEYFHAQNPQSIGRAEFLNQVRFLSLDLNYGHRVSSEMYEYLLDHGMTRDEYHFFLDNTLKHHCIMGNDYYVTNEHLVQPDGNTRASGEIYGYSVITAQYYNRYGLPIMHTETNLNQGPNGDEAVQWLRKEWANVLRVRNDGLPIVGFTWYSLTDQVDWDSALRENNGTVNPLGLSDLDRNLRPVGQAYRDLIREWRAVLPTQSTALTLPVFPPSQQDGAAAAAVQDLARTHAHAREATYGMAEAAVTGDRLASKGEA; encoded by the coding sequence ATGCTCTACTTCATGTTCGCCACCGGCATCGAGAACTCCTACCCCACCATCCAGAACGGGCGCTTCCGCCAGGACGAGATGGACAAGACCCGCCATTACCAGCTCTGGCGGCGGGATTTCGACCTGGTGCAGGAGCTGGGCGTGACCCACCTGCGTTACGGCCCGCCGCTGCACCGCGTCTGGCTGGGGCCGGATCGCTACGATTGGACCTTCGCCGACGAGACCTTCGGGGACCTGCGGCGGTGCGACCTCATGCCCATCGCCGACCTGTGCCACTTCGGGGTTCCCGACTGGATCGGGAACTTCCAGAACCCCGATTTCCCCGAGCAGTTCGCCCGCTACGCCCGGGCCTTCGCCCTGCGGTTTCCCTGGGTGCAGCTCTACACCCCCGTGAACGAGATGTACATCTGCGCCCTGTTCTCCGCGAAGTACGGCTGGTGGAACGAGCAGCTCACCACCGACCTCGCCTTTGTCACGGCCCTCAAGCACATCGTGCGGGCGAACGTGCTCGCCATGCACGCGATCTTGCAGGTCCGGCCCGACGCGATCTTCGTGCAGAGCGAGTCCAGCGAGTACTTCCACGCCCAGAACCCCCAGTCCATTGGCCGGGCCGAGTTCCTCAACCAGGTGCGCTTCCTGTCGCTCGACCTGAACTACGGGCACCGCGTCTCCAGCGAGATGTACGAGTACCTGCTCGACCACGGCATGACCCGGGACGAGTACCACTTCTTCCTCGACAACACACTCAAGCACCACTGCATCATGGGCAACGACTACTACGTCACCAACGAGCATCTGGTGCAACCCGACGGGAACACCCGGGCCTCCGGGGAAATCTACGGCTACTCGGTGATCACGGCACAGTACTACAACCGGTACGGGTTGCCGATCATGCACACCGAGACGAACCTCAACCAGGGACCAAACGGGGACGAGGCGGTGCAGTGGCTGCGCAAGGAGTGGGCCAATGTGCTGCGGGTGCGCAACGACGGGTTGCCCATCGTGGGCTTCACCTGGTACTCCCTGACCGATCAGGTGGACTGGGACAGCGCCCTGCGCGAGAACAATGGCACCGTCAACCCGCTGGGCCTCTCTGACCTCGACCGCAACCTCCGGCCGGTGGGACAGGCGTACCGGGACCTGATCCGCGAGTGGCGGGCAGTGCTGCCCACGCAGAGTACGGCGCTCACCCTGCCGGTGTTCCCACCCAGCCAGCAGGACGGTGCAGCGGCGGCGGCCGTGCAGGACCTCGCCCGCACCCACGCCCACGCCCGCGAGGCGACCTACGGGATGGCCGAGGCGGCCGTCACCGGCGACCGCCTGGCGTCGAAAGGAGAAGCGTAG
- a CDS encoding DUF5693 family protein — protein sequence MSHPQPTPHPTSPASALSRLPLPTRSRFQPLLLSLILLALIPAGLLVTSRIAFENSEKTVALVMDYPALSQQAKETGQDPGALLRRYQTLGVNGVAVYEDVVASAIQRGEAYFLTGSELQARHPGVPGINPEWSYLRSIKPGTVERLVRRYGSLANAGPISQAAATGELLPPARYRPLPTTTVTVRGQPWVGWSVDPRYLPAGPNLAQIRTLQARGFVVVYRPYDDQRVRQPGADWPDVPFLSFTGSEVIGARNPRVLADIGARLGTRVPTIIENSPQAGLETLIEGRTAARMFSLNPSWQNNLTPGDVASKFALAARERTQRILYLRPFPTQGETEYFLTLLGKQLARSHIRVTRPVIENYTPNALLRGLSMIGPLAALLLLALSYPLPRVGLIVGGLALLGALGLNGGEPFHSLALVAAITFPALGLVLRRRQLTDWFLATGFSLLGVLFVSALGADKGSMLGLDPFSGVGLTLVLPIGLVLLSFLPRQDIRRTLADLFAVKLKVGDVVLLGLALALFAVAVSRRGNTSAVGVSGVEARIRQDLQDAVIRPRFKEVFGHPLLLQGLSGTLPGSLTVLALLGGLEGQASILNTFSHFHTPFLISTTRALIGLGAGLLLGLAAVWAVNLALRLWNTYGGWNPGWR from the coding sequence ATGAGCCACCCTCAACCGACCCCTCACCCCACCTCGCCAGCTTCGGCGTTAAGTCGCCTGCCGCTGCCCACCCGCTCGCGCTTCCAGCCACTGCTGCTCTCGCTGATTCTTCTGGCGCTCATTCCTGCCGGGCTGCTGGTTACCAGCCGGATCGCGTTTGAGAACAGCGAGAAGACGGTGGCGCTCGTCATGGATTACCCGGCGCTCTCACAGCAGGCCAAGGAGACTGGACAGGACCCCGGCGCCCTGCTGCGGCGCTACCAGACGCTGGGCGTCAACGGTGTGGCGGTCTACGAGGATGTCGTGGCCTCGGCCATTCAACGCGGCGAAGCGTATTTCCTGACGGGCAGCGAATTGCAGGCGCGCCATCCCGGTGTGCCCGGCATCAACCCGGAGTGGTCGTACCTGAGGTCCATCAAGCCCGGCACAGTTGAGCGGCTGGTGAGGAGATACGGCTCGCTGGCCAACGCCGGTCCCATCAGTCAGGCCGCGGCAACTGGCGAACTGCTGCCGCCCGCCCGATACCGGCCGCTGCCGACCACCACCGTGACGGTGCGGGGGCAGCCGTGGGTGGGCTGGTCGGTAGATCCGCGCTACCTCCCCGCTGGTCCCAACCTCGCCCAGATCAGGACGTTGCAGGCCAGGGGCTTCGTGGTGGTCTACCGGCCCTACGACGACCAGCGCGTGCGCCAGCCGGGGGCGGACTGGCCGGACGTGCCCTTTCTCTCGTTCACCGGCAGCGAGGTGATCGGCGCGCGCAACCCCAGGGTGTTGGCCGACATCGGGGCGCGGCTGGGCACCCGGGTGCCGACCATCATCGAGAACAGCCCGCAGGCCGGTCTTGAGACCCTGATCGAGGGCCGCACGGCCGCGCGCATGTTCAGCCTGAACCCCAGTTGGCAGAACAACCTGACGCCGGGTGACGTGGCCAGCAAATTCGCGCTGGCCGCCCGCGAGCGGACCCAGCGCATCCTGTACCTGCGGCCCTTCCCGACGCAGGGGGAAACCGAGTATTTTCTGACCCTGCTCGGCAAGCAATTGGCGCGCAGCCACATCCGGGTGACGCGGCCGGTGATCGAGAATTACACGCCCAATGCGCTGCTCAGGGGGCTGAGCATGATCGGGCCGCTCGCCGCCCTGCTGCTGCTGGCGCTGAGCTATCCGCTGCCGCGCGTCGGGCTGATTGTGGGGGGGCTGGCGCTGCTGGGCGCCCTGGGCCTGAACGGCGGGGAGCCCTTTCACAGCCTGGCGCTGGTGGCGGCCATCACCTTTCCAGCACTGGGGCTGGTCTTGCGGCGCAGGCAGCTCACCGACTGGTTTCTCGCCACGGGGTTCAGCCTGCTGGGCGTGCTGTTTGTCAGCGCGCTGGGCGCCGACAAGGGCAGCATGCTGGGCCTCGACCCCTTCAGCGGCGTGGGGTTGACGCTGGTGCTGCCCATCGGGCTGGTGCTGCTGAGCTTTCTGCCCCGTCAGGACATCCGCCGGACGTTGGCCGACCTGTTTGCGGTCAAGCTCAAGGTGGGTGACGTGGTGCTGCTGGGCCTGGCGCTGGCCCTCTTCGCGGTCGCGGTGTCGCGGCGGGGCAACACCTCGGCGGTGGGTGTCAGCGGCGTGGAGGCCAGGATTCGCCAGGATCTGCAAGACGCTGTCATCCGCCCACGCTTCAAGGAGGTGTTCGGTCACCCGCTGCTGTTGCAGGGGCTGTCGGGCACGCTGCCCGGCTCTCTCACGGTCCTGGCGCTGTTGGGCGGCCTGGAAGGGCAGGCCAGCATCCTGAACACCTTCTCGCACTTCCACACGCCGTTTCTGATCAGCACCACACGGGCCCTGATCGGGCTGGGAGCGGGACTGCTGCTCGGCTTGGCAGCCGTCTGGGCCGTGAACCTGGCCCTTCGGCTGTGGAACACGTACGGCGGTTGGAATCCTGGCTGGCGATAA